The proteins below come from a single Salinivibrio kushneri genomic window:
- a CDS encoding flagellar basal body P-ring protein FlgI — protein sequence MVAMPSLAARIKDVAEVAGVRSNTLTGYGLVVGLPGTGESTPFTDQSFKSMLENFGIQLPPDINPQSANIAAVAVTADLPAFAKQGQKLDVTVSSIGSAESLRGGTLLQTFLKGLDGNVYATAQGNLIVGGFSATGADGSQLVGNTPTVGRITNGASVEREVPNPFGRGDYLTFNLFQSDFTTAQRMADAVNRFLGPSTASAMDATSVRVRAPRDVSQRVAFLSTVENIEFQPGDAAAKIIVNSRTGTIVVGQNVRLRPAAITHGGMTVSIQEDFNVDQPNPFGGGEAVVTPDTEINVEEEAGRMFHFKPGVTLDDLVRAVNGVGAAPSDLMAILQALKQAGAIDGQLIVI from the coding sequence ATGGTGGCGATGCCAAGCCTTGCCGCGCGCATCAAAGATGTGGCGGAGGTCGCTGGGGTACGCAGTAACACCCTAACGGGCTATGGCTTGGTGGTGGGGTTACCTGGTACGGGAGAGAGCACGCCCTTTACCGATCAAAGCTTTAAATCGATGCTGGAAAACTTTGGCATCCAATTGCCGCCAGATATCAATCCTCAATCAGCCAACATTGCCGCCGTTGCCGTCACTGCTGACTTGCCCGCGTTTGCCAAACAAGGTCAAAAACTTGACGTTACTGTATCGTCGATTGGTTCGGCAGAGAGCTTACGTGGTGGCACCTTGCTACAAACTTTTCTCAAAGGCTTGGATGGTAACGTCTATGCGACTGCACAAGGGAACTTGATTGTGGGCGGGTTTAGTGCCACCGGTGCTGATGGCTCTCAGTTGGTGGGCAACACCCCAACCGTTGGACGGATCACCAATGGTGCGTCCGTTGAGCGGGAAGTCCCCAATCCTTTTGGTCGTGGTGATTACCTGACTTTCAACTTATTCCAATCCGACTTTACTACCGCTCAGCGTATGGCGGATGCGGTTAATCGCTTTCTTGGCCCGTCAACCGCATCAGCCATGGATGCGACCTCAGTGAGAGTTAGAGCACCACGCGATGTTAGCCAGCGCGTGGCTTTCTTATCAACGGTTGAGAATATTGAGTTTCAGCCGGGTGATGCGGCAGCGAAAATTATCGTTAATTCTCGCACTGGCACGATTGTGGTCGGGCAAAATGTTCGTCTTCGTCCTGCGGCGATCACCCATGGTGGGATGACGGTTTCCATTCAAGAAGACTTCAATGTTGATCAGCCTAACCCATTCGGTGGTGGTGAGGCTGTGGTTACGCCTGATACCGAAATCAATGTTGAGGAAGAAGCAGGGCGGATGTTCCACTTTAAACCTGGTGTGACACTCGACGACCTCGTACGTGCCGTTAATGGGGTTGGTGCTGCCCCCTCGGATCTCATGGCGATTCTACAAGCGCTTAAACAGGCCGGGGCCATCGATGGCCAATTGATAGTGATATAG
- a CDS encoding flagellar basal body L-ring protein FlgH: MTVQRVLIPGLFLATLLGLGGCSLPGQQDTGSDLDQATSTTDAVEGDTTPDSEGLIGLLRQREDPKADDPAWSPIRPQQAPEHYATATGSLFNVNDQRDLYDGSKPRGLGDIVTVMLEENTQAQKSASSDLAKSNDLSMDPLSLGGEEITIGERTLSYEVSNDNSVTGSTSADQSNSLQGSISVQVVDVLANGNLMVRGEKWLTLNSGDEYIRLSGTIRPADIGPDNTIASTRISNARIQYSGTGERQDTQEQGWLARFFNVTL, encoded by the coding sequence ATGACGGTGCAACGTGTATTAATCCCAGGCCTTTTCCTTGCCACCTTGTTGGGGCTAGGTGGCTGTTCATTGCCGGGGCAACAAGACACAGGCAGTGATCTTGACCAAGCGACCTCGACCACCGACGCGGTCGAAGGGGACACCACACCGGACAGCGAAGGCTTGATTGGCTTGTTGCGTCAACGTGAAGATCCCAAAGCGGATGACCCAGCGTGGTCGCCGATCCGGCCGCAACAAGCGCCCGAGCATTACGCCACAGCGACAGGCTCCTTATTCAACGTGAATGACCAGCGTGACCTGTACGATGGCTCAAAACCACGTGGTTTGGGAGACATTGTGACCGTGATGCTGGAAGAAAACACCCAAGCACAAAAAAGTGCCAGTTCTGACTTGGCCAAATCCAATGACCTTAGTATGGATCCCTTGTCGCTAGGTGGTGAGGAGATCACCATTGGTGAGCGAACACTGTCGTACGAGGTCAGTAACGACAACTCAGTAACCGGCTCCACCTCGGCGGATCAGAGCAACAGTCTCCAAGGCTCTATCTCTGTGCAGGTGGTGGATGTACTCGCAAATGGGAATTTGATGGTGCGCGGTGAAAAGTGGCTTACCTTAAATTCAGGGGATGAATACATTCGCCTCAGCGGTACCATTCGTCCAGCCGATATCGGCCCTGACAACACCATCGCTTCGACCCGTATTTCCAACGCCAGAATTCAGTATTCAGGGACGGGTGAGCGACAAGATACCCAAGAGCAAGGCTGGTTGGCACGATTCTTTAATGTCACCTTGTAG
- the flgG gene encoding flagellar basal-body rod protein FlgG, whose product MHPALWVSKTGLDAQQTNISTISNNLANASTVGFKKSRAVFEDLFYQNINQPGGQSSQNTELPSGLMLGAGSKVVATQRVHTNGNVQTTDNALDMMIEGDGFFQVLLPDGNIGYQRNGQFTLNDEGTIVTSGAGYTLEPEITVPEDAVQITVGTDGEVSVRLRGQQENQVLGQITTVDFINPGGLEPIGQNIYLPTGASGDPQEGVPGLDGFGEVKQSMLETSNVNVTEELVNMIEAQRVYEMNSKVISSVDQMLSYVNQQL is encoded by the coding sequence ATGCATCCAGCATTATGGGTCAGTAAAACCGGACTTGATGCGCAGCAGACCAATATCTCGACGATTTCGAATAACCTAGCCAACGCATCCACGGTCGGGTTTAAAAAATCACGCGCGGTGTTTGAAGATCTCTTCTACCAGAACATCAACCAGCCGGGTGGGCAATCCTCACAGAATACTGAGTTGCCAAGTGGATTGATGCTCGGTGCCGGTTCAAAAGTGGTGGCCACCCAGCGCGTGCACACCAATGGTAATGTGCAAACCACAGACAATGCCCTTGATATGATGATTGAAGGGGATGGCTTTTTCCAAGTATTGCTGCCTGATGGCAACATTGGCTATCAGCGTAACGGCCAATTTACCCTGAATGACGAAGGCACGATAGTGACATCAGGGGCGGGCTATACGCTCGAACCAGAAATTACTGTTCCTGAAGACGCGGTACAAATTACGGTCGGAACGGATGGTGAAGTGTCTGTGCGATTACGTGGTCAGCAAGAGAACCAAGTACTCGGCCAAATTACCACGGTTGATTTTATTAACCCAGGTGGGTTGGAGCCTATCGGCCAGAATATTTACCTACCTACTGGCGCGAGTGGTGATCCTCAAGAGGGAGTGCCTGGACTCGATGGCTTTGGTGAAGTTAAGCAATCGATGCTGGAAACCTCTAACGTCAATGTCACGGAAGAGCTGGTGAATATGATTGAGGCGCAGCGGGTCTACGAAATGAACTCCAAAGTGATCTCGTCGGTCGACCAGATGCTCAGCTACGTCAATCAGCAGCTGTAA
- the flgF gene encoding flagellar basal-body rod protein FlgF gives MDRSLYLAMSGAKQDMQAMQLRANNLANVSTTGFRADLEQSRSMQAYGEGLPSRVFNMTERPGYSFEQGSTITTGRNLDVAVQGEGWMSVLDSQGQEGYTRAGHLKVDQTGLLQNSNGNLILGESGGPIFIPLPAAKIEVGKDGGVSVLPQGAPADAMEVVDRIKLVRPDNQDLFKDKDGVFKPKEPGTVFPADAGVTLQTGALEGSNVNAVGEMTGLIDLQRHFEMQVKLMKTAEKMDESSSSLLRLG, from the coding sequence ATGGATCGCTCGTTATACCTAGCCATGAGTGGCGCAAAGCAAGATATGCAAGCTATGCAACTGCGCGCCAATAACCTGGCCAATGTCAGCACCACAGGCTTTCGAGCAGATTTGGAGCAATCTCGCTCCATGCAGGCCTATGGTGAAGGACTACCCAGCCGTGTGTTTAACATGACTGAGCGACCTGGATATAGCTTTGAGCAAGGCTCGACGATCACTACTGGCCGAAACTTGGACGTGGCGGTGCAAGGTGAAGGCTGGATGTCAGTGCTAGACAGCCAAGGGCAAGAAGGCTACACCCGTGCGGGCCATCTCAAAGTAGATCAAACCGGTTTACTCCAAAACAGTAATGGTAATCTCATTCTCGGAGAGAGTGGGGGCCCGATATTTATTCCACTCCCTGCAGCCAAAATTGAAGTGGGCAAAGACGGTGGGGTCTCTGTGCTCCCCCAAGGTGCGCCAGCTGATGCCATGGAAGTGGTGGATAGAATCAAACTGGTTCGCCCAGATAATCAAGATCTCTTTAAAGACAAAGACGGCGTGTTCAAGCCCAAAGAGCCCGGCACTGTGTTTCCGGCTGATGCCGGTGTGACGCTGCAAACGGGCGCGTTAGAAGGCAGTAACGTCAACGCTGTGGGTGAGATGACTGGGTTAATCGACTTGCAACGTCATTTTGAAATGCAAGTGAAGTTAATGAAAACCGCGGAAAAAATGGACGAGTCGTCTTCATCGTTATTACGGCTTGGCTAA
- the flgE gene encoding flagellar hook protein FlgE, whose protein sequence is MGFNIALSGLGAAQKDMNTTSNNISNANTYGFKESRAEFGDVYSTSIFSNSKTTNGTGVQTSTVAQQFHEGSSIYTNNPLDLRISGNGFFGVSNDKLQNNDYHLTRNGAFHLDKNNDIINSEGQYLLGYNVDPDTQQVSSYEPQSLNVPDQFGQPRASQNVDIGLNLPAGGEEKDPAQFNFEDPETYNKQTSATVYDSLGQPYKLSTYYVKGNDPANPNSWSVYYTMTDPEGEKPVNIQGGNSTNAAGQVGHTIDFNSDGSVNNINGGNPIVTDALGPAGAGLEMNGANGDQQLTLNFDNPTQYAAPFEMRKFTDDGATTGYLTKVDIDPKGTIMATYSNGENVALGRVAMVRVANQQGLAQVGNTQWDVTQDSGDPIFGEAMQGAFGQVKSGTIEQSNIDMTQELVDLITAQRNFQANSRALEVSNQMQQNILQIR, encoded by the coding sequence ATGGGTTTTAATATTGCGTTAAGTGGCCTTGGTGCGGCCCAGAAAGACATGAACACCACCAGTAACAACATCTCGAATGCCAATACGTATGGCTTTAAGGAGTCACGTGCTGAGTTTGGTGATGTCTACTCAACCTCCATCTTCTCTAATTCGAAGACCACAAACGGGACCGGTGTACAAACGTCGACCGTGGCACAGCAGTTCCACGAAGGCTCGAGTATCTACACCAATAACCCGCTTGATTTGCGGATTAGCGGTAATGGTTTTTTCGGCGTCTCAAATGACAAGCTGCAAAACAACGATTACCACTTAACGCGCAACGGTGCCTTCCACCTTGATAAAAATAACGACATTATCAACTCTGAAGGCCAGTATCTGCTTGGTTATAATGTCGACCCGGATACTCAGCAGGTTTCGTCTTATGAGCCGCAGTCGCTCAATGTCCCGGATCAGTTTGGCCAGCCTCGTGCGTCACAAAATGTTGATATTGGCTTGAACTTGCCTGCCGGCGGGGAAGAGAAAGATCCCGCGCAGTTTAACTTTGAAGATCCAGAAACCTATAACAAACAAACCTCTGCTACGGTGTACGATTCACTGGGTCAGCCATACAAGTTGTCGACGTATTATGTAAAAGGCAATGATCCGGCGAACCCGAATAGTTGGTCGGTGTACTACACCATGACAGATCCTGAAGGCGAGAAGCCGGTAAATATCCAAGGGGGTAATTCAACCAATGCCGCCGGCCAGGTTGGCCACACCATCGACTTTAACTCTGATGGCTCAGTGAACAATATCAATGGTGGTAATCCGATCGTGACCGATGCCTTGGGGCCTGCAGGGGCTGGGTTGGAAATGAACGGCGCGAATGGCGATCAGCAGCTTACGCTCAACTTCGATAACCCGACTCAGTATGCGGCACCGTTTGAGATGCGTAAGTTTACCGATGATGGTGCAACCACAGGGTATCTCACCAAAGTCGACATCGATCCTAAAGGCACGATCATGGCGACATATAGTAACGGTGAAAATGTCGCGCTAGGACGAGTGGCGATGGTACGTGTTGCCAACCAGCAAGGCTTAGCCCAAGTGGGCAACACCCAATGGGATGTGACGCAAGACTCGGGTGATCCTATCTTTGGTGAAGCCATGCAAGGGGCCTTTGGTCAGGTAAAAAGTGGTACGATCGAACAGTCCAATATTGACATGACCCAAGAGTTGGTTGATTTGATCACCGCGCAGCGAAACTTCCAAGCGAACTCACGTGCCTTGGAAGTGAGCAACCAGATGCAACAAAATATCCTACAAATCCGTTAG
- the flgD gene encoding flagellar hook assembly protein FlgD, with the protein MAGIDGTGSSNGLSYIDQLKAQQEKKLQESQDSTTGKQALKQEDFLSLLTKQLSQQDPFKPVDNDKMISQMASFATVEGIGKMNNQFDTFNESITSNQALQASSLVGRDVLVPGSTGVKGETGGVAGMVKLPRALDNVSVRVENEQGQLLRTFSMGAKPPGDHRVEWDGLDDNGNPMPEGTYKLKVSGLVDGQTQEFDVSTYANVNSVLLGNGDGNVMLNLAGFSSPFKLAEVLEVGNADVGNVTKG; encoded by the coding sequence ATGGCCGGAATCGACGGTACAGGTTCGAGTAACGGACTGTCCTACATTGACCAGCTAAAGGCGCAGCAAGAGAAAAAACTGCAAGAGAGCCAAGATAGTACAACAGGCAAGCAGGCCCTCAAGCAAGAAGACTTTCTTTCTCTGCTCACCAAACAGCTGTCACAACAGGATCCGTTTAAACCTGTCGATAATGACAAGATGATCTCGCAGATGGCGTCTTTTGCGACGGTAGAAGGCATCGGCAAAATGAACAATCAATTTGATACGTTCAACGAGTCGATTACTTCGAACCAAGCACTGCAAGCGTCATCCTTGGTCGGACGTGATGTCCTTGTGCCTGGATCGACAGGTGTGAAAGGAGAGACTGGCGGTGTGGCTGGTATGGTGAAGTTGCCGCGTGCGCTCGATAACGTCAGTGTCCGAGTTGAAAACGAACAAGGACAGCTATTAAGAACGTTCAGTATGGGTGCCAAACCGCCGGGTGATCACCGTGTGGAATGGGATGGGCTCGACGATAACGGCAATCCTATGCCGGAAGGGACCTATAAGCTCAAAGTTAGCGGCTTGGTTGATGGCCAAACTCAAGAGTTTGATGTGTCGACCTATGCCAATGTAAACAGTGTCTTGCTGGGGAATGGCGATGGCAACGTGATGCTAAATCTTGCCGGCTTCTCCTCACCGTTTAAGCTTGCTGAAGTGCTAGAGGTCGGTAATGCCGACGTCGGAAATGTGACGAAAGGCTAA
- the flgC gene encoding flagellar basal body rod protein FlgC — MSLFNIFNVSGSAMSAESVRLNTTSSNLANANSVSSSAEETYRARHPIFSAELNRFKQQGESVPVNIDGIVESQKPLRAEYNPDHPMSNEEGYIFKPNVNVMEEMANMISASRAYQTNVQVADASKQMLMRTLQMGQ; from the coding sequence ATGAGTTTGTTTAATATTTTTAACGTGTCGGGATCGGCGATGAGCGCCGAGTCAGTACGATTGAACACCACATCAAGCAACCTGGCCAATGCCAATTCGGTGAGCAGTTCTGCGGAAGAAACTTATCGAGCTCGGCATCCGATTTTCTCTGCGGAGCTTAACCGCTTCAAACAGCAAGGGGAAAGTGTGCCAGTCAACATTGACGGTATTGTGGAAAGCCAAAAGCCATTACGGGCGGAATATAACCCTGATCATCCGATGTCGAATGAGGAAGGGTATATCTTCAAACCGAACGTAAATGTCATGGAAGAAATGGCGAACATGATTTCGGCATCGCGGGCCTACCAGACTAACGTGCAGGTTGCCGATGCCAGTAAACAAATGCTGATGCGTACGCTTCAGATGGGGCAGTAA
- the flgB gene encoding flagellar basal body rod protein FlgB, with the protein MAITFDNALGVHQHTVGVRGKRAETLSSNIANANTPGYKAQDIDFQRALKAATSEASIGLSRTNERHIAASSQVMGEKKYRIPTQPDTGDGNTVDAQLEKNLFMQNALEYQASLDFLGSKFKNMKKALNGK; encoded by the coding sequence ATGGCGATCACATTTGACAATGCACTTGGTGTGCACCAGCACACAGTTGGCGTTAGAGGCAAGCGGGCAGAAACCCTGTCTAGCAACATTGCGAATGCCAACACGCCAGGTTACAAGGCGCAAGACATCGACTTTCAACGCGCCTTAAAAGCGGCAACATCCGAGGCAAGTATTGGCCTAAGCCGCACCAATGAGCGGCACATTGCTGCCTCTAGCCAGGTGATGGGGGAAAAGAAATACCGTATCCCCACGCAGCCAGACACTGGCGATGGCAACACGGTTGATGCGCAATTAGAAAAGAATTTGTTCATGCAGAATGCACTGGAATACCAAGCCTCACTGGATTTTCTTGGCTCTAAGTTCAAGAACATGAAGAAGGCATTGAATGGGAAATAA
- a CDS encoding protein-glutamate O-methyltransferase, producing MTNVAISDQEYRDFCKHLEAKCGIVLGDSKQYLVRSRLSPLVNKFGLGSLSELIKSVITGRNRELAVAAIDAMTTNETLWFRDTYPYEVLAHRLLPELAKSRKPIKIWSSASSSGQEPYSIAMTVAETQQRKPGMLGSVSITATDISTSMLEACRQGIYDNLALGRGLSPERRRTFFEDVGDGKMRVKENIKRMVTFRPQNLMESYSLLGKFDIIFCRNVLIYFSPDMKAKVLNQMAGALNPGGYLILGASESLTGLTDKFEMIRCNPGIIYKLK from the coding sequence ATGACAAATGTAGCAATCAGTGATCAAGAATATCGAGACTTTTGCAAACATCTCGAAGCCAAGTGTGGGATCGTACTGGGAGATAGCAAGCAGTATCTGGTACGTAGCCGCTTGAGCCCGCTGGTGAATAAGTTTGGCTTGGGGTCGCTGTCAGAATTGATAAAGTCGGTCATTACGGGGCGTAATCGCGAACTCGCGGTTGCGGCCATTGATGCGATGACCACTAACGAAACTCTGTGGTTTCGCGATACCTATCCGTATGAAGTGTTGGCGCATCGTTTGTTACCCGAGCTGGCGAAATCACGTAAGCCGATTAAGATTTGGTCCTCAGCAAGCTCCTCAGGGCAGGAGCCTTACTCCATTGCTATGACGGTGGCGGAAACACAGCAGCGCAAACCTGGCATGCTTGGAAGTGTGAGTATCACCGCGACCGATATATCGACATCCATGCTGGAGGCGTGTCGTCAGGGGATATACGACAATCTAGCTTTGGGGCGCGGGCTGTCACCGGAACGTCGACGTACCTTCTTCGAAGATGTGGGAGACGGCAAAATGCGGGTGAAAGAAAACATCAAGCGCATGGTGACGTTCCGCCCGCAAAACCTAATGGAAAGCTATAGCCTGTTAGGCAAGTTTGACATTATATTCTGTCGTAATGTGCTGATCTATTTTTCCCCTGATATGAAAGCCAAAGTATTGAATCAAATGGCGGGGGCACTAAATCCCGGCGGTTACTTGATCTTGGGCGCGTCGGAATCACTCACGGGGTTAACCGACAAGTTTGAGATGATCCGCTGTAACCCCGGCATTATTTATAAGCTCAAATAG
- a CDS encoding chemotaxis protein CheV: protein MTGGVLDSVNQRTQLVGQNRLELLTFRLMRKQRFGINVFKVKEVLQCPRLTAMANLHPLVKGVAHIRGQTVSVIDMSLATGGPAIPDPENRFVIIAEFNRSMQGFLVGSVERIVNMNWEKILPPPQGTGRSHYLTAVTEIDNELVEVLDVEKILNEIAPVNEDVSEEVLSKRQEREESAPSQVLVADDSSVARRQVKRAVESVGYDVILVQDGKEALEKLKEMAAEGSIYSQLALVISDIEMPEMDGYTLTTEIRKDSSLKDLHVVLHSSLSGVFNEAMVQRVGANSFIAKFDPDELGSAVLEAVKS from the coding sequence ATGACAGGTGGTGTTCTTGATTCGGTCAACCAGCGTACGCAGCTGGTAGGACAAAACCGGTTAGAGCTGTTGACTTTCCGCCTGATGAGAAAACAGCGCTTTGGCATTAATGTCTTTAAAGTCAAAGAAGTGTTGCAGTGCCCACGACTCACCGCAATGGCAAATTTGCATCCTTTGGTGAAAGGAGTGGCCCACATCCGCGGTCAAACCGTCTCTGTCATCGACATGAGCCTAGCAACTGGCGGGCCAGCTATTCCCGATCCAGAGAACCGCTTTGTGATCATTGCCGAGTTTAACCGTTCCATGCAGGGCTTTTTAGTCGGCTCGGTTGAGCGTATCGTCAATATGAACTGGGAAAAAATTCTTCCACCGCCACAAGGGACAGGGCGATCGCACTACCTCACTGCGGTCACCGAAATTGATAACGAGTTAGTAGAAGTACTCGACGTTGAGAAAATCCTCAATGAAATTGCGCCTGTGAATGAAGATGTGAGTGAGGAAGTTCTCTCGAAACGCCAAGAGCGGGAAGAAAGTGCGCCTAGTCAGGTGCTAGTGGCTGATGATTCCAGCGTCGCACGCCGTCAGGTGAAACGCGCGGTTGAAAGCGTTGGCTACGACGTTATCTTGGTTCAAGATGGCAAAGAAGCACTAGAAAAACTGAAAGAAATGGCCGCTGAGGGAAGCATCTACAGCCAACTTGCCTTGGTGATTTCCGATATCGAGATGCCTGAAATGGATGGGTATACCCTCACAACAGAGATTAGAAAAGATTCGAGTCTCAAGGATCTTCATGTAGTATTGCATTCATCATTGAGTGGGGTATTTAACGAGGCCATGGTTCAGCGTGTCGGGGCTAATTCGTTTATTGCGAAGTTCGACCCTGATGAATTGGGCTCTGCCGTACTCGAGGCGGTTAAGTCGTAA
- the flgA gene encoding flagellar basal body P-ring formation chaperone FlgA, whose protein sequence is MSKILRLFIVVWLTSFSLSIAAATVSQIEAVQEAAEAHVADIISLPENGELNIAAGNLDSRMRLTDCPVPLDTKVPGRQQINTSVTVMVSCDRDNWQVYIPVKIELMTPSVVAKRPLNRGMTIASNDLAVQMVNSRFQRGHTYTQPARLIGSKVKRTVGIGEPISSNDVCAVCRNDDVLITAQGNGLNIVAKGTALSDGALGEQIKVKNSKSNRIVDATISAVGEVTVNF, encoded by the coding sequence ATGTCCAAGATATTACGTTTATTTATCGTCGTTTGGCTTACAAGCTTTAGCCTAAGTATAGCTGCTGCCACAGTAAGTCAAATTGAAGCGGTGCAAGAAGCCGCGGAGGCGCATGTCGCTGATATTATTTCTCTGCCTGAAAATGGCGAACTCAACATCGCGGCGGGGAACCTTGATTCGCGCATGCGTCTGACCGATTGCCCCGTGCCACTCGATACCAAAGTACCAGGCCGTCAACAGATTAATACCTCGGTCACCGTGATGGTGTCTTGTGATCGAGACAACTGGCAAGTGTATATTCCGGTTAAAATCGAGTTAATGACTCCCTCGGTTGTCGCAAAGCGACCACTCAATCGTGGCATGACTATTGCTTCGAATGATCTAGCCGTTCAAATGGTAAATAGTCGGTTTCAACGCGGGCATACTTACACGCAACCCGCGCGTTTAATTGGCTCTAAAGTCAAACGAACCGTGGGAATAGGTGAACCGATCAGCAGTAACGATGTCTGCGCCGTGTGTCGAAATGATGACGTTTTGATCACTGCGCAAGGAAACGGACTGAACATTGTTGCAAAAGGCACGGCATTAAGTGATGGCGCTCTAGGTGAGCAAATAAAAGTGAAGAACAGTAAATCTAACCGAATTGTCGATGCTACAATCTCAGCGGTCGGCGAAGTAACGGTGAATTTCTAA
- the flgM gene encoding flagellar biosynthesis anti-sigma factor FlgM, whose amino-acid sequence MASIDQLRGNQQPLTTTRNTSNQTKTQETQSGSVREQQGVKPQDDAVSLSQQSQVIDKMNQKMASEPYFDSAKVDQIKQAISNGSYKVDPDKLAANMMRFENDINDS is encoded by the coding sequence ATGGCGAGTATTGACCAATTACGTGGTAATCAGCAACCCCTGACCACGACGCGTAATACGAGTAACCAAACCAAGACACAAGAGACACAAAGTGGCTCGGTGCGTGAGCAGCAAGGGGTAAAACCTCAAGATGATGCTGTCTCGCTCAGCCAACAAAGCCAAGTGATCGATAAAATGAATCAGAAAATGGCCTCTGAGCCCTATTTTGATAGCGCCAAGGTTGATCAGATCAAGCAAGCGATATCGAACGGCTCTTATAAAGTGGATCCTGATAAGCTCGCCGCAAACATGATGCGTTTCGAGAACGATATCAACGACAGCTAA
- a CDS encoding flagella synthesis protein FlgN — MTPTAPLTTLVEQQLERVQALQSVLEQEAGVIASRSSEKIEAIAKQKQALINEIQRNDAQISRHPERDLLNHDETLSEHVSAIQSTLSACKQQNETNGVALQRASLSIHRLRNLFQESGGKSELTYNQDGNASGRKTLGTNVKA; from the coding sequence ATGACCCCTACTGCGCCTTTAACAACCTTGGTTGAACAGCAACTCGAGCGAGTCCAAGCGCTACAAAGCGTTCTCGAGCAAGAAGCCGGTGTCATTGCCAGCCGCTCTTCTGAAAAGATTGAAGCGATAGCAAAACAAAAGCAGGCTCTGATCAACGAAATCCAACGTAATGACGCACAAATCAGCCGCCACCCTGAGCGTGACTTACTTAATCATGATGAGACGTTAAGTGAGCACGTTAGTGCCATTCAATCCACGCTCTCAGCCTGCAAACAACAAAATGAAACCAATGGTGTTGCGCTACAACGCGCAAGTTTGAGCATCCATCGCCTGCGCAATCTTTTCCAAGAAAGCGGAGGTAAGTCAGAGCTGACCTACAATCAAGACGGCAACGCATCGGGGAGAAAAACCCTAGGGACTAACGTTAAAGCGTAA
- a CDS encoding LPP20 family lipoprotein, with product MFTKHGFVIAILLMVSACQPLTKMKEENIISAVGMASISAQQGATQEEKETRAMRASKVDAYKELSEQVYGLRVSSRARVDDQSLGRDTTQGAVDGIIRGAEVVASYKVGDSYVTELELDLDTMQKMKRYGESQPVPNNNNIIF from the coding sequence ATGTTTACGAAACACGGATTTGTCATCGCAATCTTGCTGATGGTGTCAGCCTGTCAGCCATTAACCAAGATGAAAGAAGAAAATATCATTTCAGCGGTGGGAATGGCATCGATCAGCGCGCAACAAGGCGCAACCCAAGAAGAAAAAGAAACCCGTGCCATGCGTGCCTCTAAAGTGGATGCGTATAAAGAATTGAGTGAACAAGTATATGGCTTGCGGGTTAGCAGCCGTGCACGCGTTGATGACCAAAGTTTAGGCCGCGATACTACCCAGGGCGCGGTGGATGGTATTATCCGCGGTGCAGAAGTGGTGGCCAGTTATAAAGTGGGCGACAGCTACGTCACTGAACTCGAGCTCGATCTTGATACCATGCAGAAAATGAAACGCTATGGCGAATCGCAGCCTGTACCGAATAACAATAATATTATTTTCTAG